One region of Gorilla gorilla gorilla isolate KB3781 chromosome 15, NHGRI_mGorGor1-v2.1_pri, whole genome shotgun sequence genomic DNA includes:
- the OR4K14 gene encoding olfactory receptor 4K14 yields MDPQNYSLVSEFVLHGLCTSRHLQNFFFIFFFGIYVAIILGNLLILVTVISDPCLHSSPMYFLLGNLAFLDMWLASFATPKMIRDFLSDQKFISFGGCMAQIFFLHFTGGAEMVLLVSMAYDRYVAICKPLHYMTLMSWQTCIRLVLASWVVGFVHSVSQVAFTVNLPYCGPNEVDSFFCDLPLVIKLACMDTYVLGIIMISDSGLLSLSCFLLLLISYTVILLTIRQRAAGSTSKALSTCSAHIMVVTLFFGPCIFIYVRPFSRFSVDKLLSVFYTIFTPLLNPIIYTLRNEEMKAAMKKLQNRRVTFQ; encoded by the coding sequence ATGGACCCACAGAACTATTCCTTGGTGTCAGAATTTGTGTTGCATGGACTCTGCACTTCACGACAtcttcaaaattttttctttatatttttctttgggaTCTATGTGGCCATTATTCTGGGTAACCTTCTCATTTTGGTCACTGTAATTTCTGATCCCTGCCTGCACTCCTCCCCTATGTACTTCCTGCTGGGGAACCTAGCTTTCCTGGACATGTGGCTGGCCTCATTTGCCACTCCCAAGATGATCAGGGATTTCCTTAGTGATCAAAAATTCATCTCCTTTGGAGGATGTATGGCTCAAATCTTCTTCTTGCACTTTACTGGTGGGGCTGAGATGGTGCTCCTGGTTTCCATGGCCTATGACAGATATGTGGCCATATGCAAACCCTTGCATTacatgactttgatgagttggcAGACTTGCATCAGGCTGGTGCTGGCTTCATGGGTCGTTGGATTTGTGCACTCCGTCAGTCAAGTGGCTTTCACTGTAAATTTGCCTTACTGTGGCCCCAATGAGGTAGACAGCTTCTTCTGTGACCTCCCTCTGGTGATCAAACTTGCCTGCATGGACACCTATGTCTTGGGTATAATTATGATCTCAGACAGTGGGTTGCTTTCCTTGAGCTGTTTTCTGCTCCTCCTGATCTCCTACACCGTGATCCTCCTCACTATCAGACAGCGTGCTGCCGGTAGCACATCCAAAGCACTCTCCACTTGCTCTGCACATATCATGGTAGTGACGCTGTTCTTTGGcccttgcatttttatttatgtgcGGCCTTTCAGTAGGTTCTCTGTGGACAAGCTGCTGTCTGTGTTTTATACCATTTTTACTCCACTCCTGAACCCCATTATCTACACATTGAGAAATGAGGAGATGAAAGcagctatgaagaaactgcaaaaCCGACGGGTGACTTTTCAATGA
- the LOC101124917 gene encoding olfactory receptor 4Q2, with protein sequence MDKNQTEVVREFFLSGFSPTSSIEAGLFVLFLFFYVSIWVGNVLIMVTVASDKYLNSSPMYFLLGNLSFLDLCYSTVTTPKLLADFFNHEKLISYDQCIVQLFFLHFVGAAEMFLLTVMAYDRYVAICRPLHYTTVMSRGLCCVLVAASWMGGFVHSTVQTILTIHLPFCGPNQVDNFFCDVPPVIKLACADTFVIELLMVSNSGLISTISFVVLISSYTTILVKIRSKEGRQKALSTCASHLMVVTLFFGPCIFIYARPFSTLSVDKMVSVLYNVITPMLNPLIYTLRNKEVKSAMQKLWVRNGLTWKKQET encoded by the coding sequence ATggataaaaaccaaacagaagtggtgagagaaTTTTTCTTGTCAGGGTTCTCACCGACATCATCTATTGAAGCAGGGCTATTtgtactatttcttttcttctatgtgTCCATTTGGGTTGGCAATGTCCTCATCATGGTCACAGTAGCATCTGATAAATACCTGAATTCATCACCCATGTATTTCCTTCTTGGCAACCTCTCATTTCTGGACCTATGTTATTCAACAGTAACGACCCCTAAGCTTCTGGCTGACTTCTTTAATCATGAAAAACTCATTTCCTACGACCAATGCATTGTGCAACTCTTCTTCCTGCATTTTGTAGGGGCAGCTGAGATGTTCCTGCTCACAGTGATGGCATACGATCGCTATGTTGCAATCTGTCGCCCGCTGCACTACACCACTGTCATGAGTCGGGGGTTATGCTGTGTGTTGGTTGCTGCCTCCTGGATGGGAGGATTTGTGCACTCCACTGTCCAGACCATTCTCACTATCCATCTACCCTTTTGTGGGCCAAATCAGGTGGACAACTTTTTTTGTGATGTTCCCCCTGTCATCAAACTTGCTTGTGCTGACACTTTTGTCATTGAATTGCTCATGGTATCTAACAGTGGGTTGATCTCCACCATCTCCTTTGTGGTGCTGATTTCCTCCTACACCACTATCCTAGTCAAGATTCGCTCCAAGgaaggaaggcaaaaggcactctCCACGTGTGCCTCTCACCTCATGGTGGTAACACTGTTTTTTGGACCCTGTATTTTCATCTACGCTCGTCCTTTCTCTACACTTTCTGTGGACAAGATGGTGTCTGTACTCTACAATGTTATTACCCCAATGCTAAACCCCCTCATCTACACACTTCGGAACAAAGAGGTAAAGTCAGCCATGCAGAAGCTCTGGGTCAGAAATGGACTTACTTGGAAAAAGCAGGAGACATGA